The Thermococcus peptonophilus genomic sequence TGGCGAAACGTCTGGCTCATAGTGACTCCTTCGGGAGAATTTCGTGCTTGGACAATTGAAAACGGTGAATTGAAAGAACTGGAAGTTGAAATAAGGTAACTATCCCTCAAAGACCTTCCACAGTTCGTCTGTTTCTGGCCTCGGGAAGGGCCGTCCTTCACCATTGACCACTGCGACCCTCTTCTCTTCCGCTAGGAACTCGCCGATTATGGCCGCGTTTATCCCCCTCGAAAGGAGTATCTCAGCGAGGGCCTTTGCACGATCCCTGCTCACCGCTATAAGGAGAGAGCCAGAACCGATGAGAGCTAGTGGGTTCAGGCTGTAGTACTTACAGATAGCCTTCGTCTCATCCCTTATGGGGATTTTGTCGGGGAAAACTCTGAATCCCAAACCGGCTGAATCCGCCATCTCGTGGAGGCCGTTGGCTATTCCCCCCTCCGTCGGGTCGTGCATGGCATTGACACCAAACTCTGCCGCCAGAATTGCTTCAGGAACGACGCTGATGTAGTCTATAAGCGAGGCTGCCTTCTCAACGAAGTCCTTCCCGAATATCCCTGCCAGCTCTTCCCCCTTCTCCCGTGCTATTATTGAAGTCCCCTCCAGGCCGGCCCACTTGGTCATGACTATCGCGTCGCCGGGTTTTGCCCCATCGGGCCTGACAAGCTTTCCCCTCTCAACCTCACCGAGCATCGTCCCGATAACTATCGGTCTGTCGAGGTTAGGCGTTACCTCAGTGTGGCCCCCTATAATCGCTACACCAAGCTTCTTTGCCTCCCTGTCAATCTCGCCCATTATCCTCTCCGGAAGTCTCTCGTTAGACCCTTCAGGCAGGAGTATCGTGAGTAAAAACCACTTTGGCCTCGCTCCCGCAACGGCGACGTCAT encodes the following:
- a CDS encoding AIR synthase family protein; amino-acid sequence: MLPPGKIPPEVLEKLFNKLGASDPRVLLGPGKGIDFGAVDFGEKVLVASTDPITGAVEDIGFYAVHVNANDVAVAGARPKWFLLTILLPEGSNERLPERIMGEIDREAKKLGVAIIGGHTEVTPNLDRPIVIGTMLGEVERGKLVRPDGAKPGDAIVMTKWAGLEGTSIIAREKGEELAGIFGKDFVEKAASLIDYISVVPEAILAAEFGVNAMHDPTEGGIANGLHEMADSAGLGFRVFPDKIPIRDETKAICKYYSLNPLALIGSGSLLIAVSRDRAKALAEILLSRGINAAIIGEFLAEEKRVAVVNGEGRPFPRPETDELWKVFEG